The genomic window CATTAAAGGTTTTGGTACCGCAACGCCATTGGATGCTAGAACGGTTGAACTCAGATTGCCGGTTAGCCAAAGTGAACAAGTGCGTTTTTTGGCGCAAATTCAGAATATTAGCATTAAATCAGTGCCGATTGATGCAAAAATTATTTTGAATGCGCGTACCGGTTCGGTGGTAATGAATCGCAGTGTGATGTTAGATAATTGTGCTATTTCCCAAGGTGGGCTCTCGATTACGGTAGATCGTCGAGTGAATGTTAGTCAGCCTGATACCCCTTTTGCCGGTGGTAAGACGGTGGTGACACGTAACACCGATATCGCCTTGAATGAAAAACACGATGGCTTACATAAAGTCAATGCCAGTGCCAACTTAAATGAAGTGATCCGCGCGTTAAATGCCTTGGGTGCGACCCCAACCGACTTAATGTCAATTTTACAGGCAATGGAAAGTGCCGGTTGTTTGCGGGCTAAATTGGAGATCATTTGATGAAAGATCTTTCCACCATGGTGGGCGCTGCTTATGATGCTAGATCATTAAATGCCTTAAAAAATCAAGTGAGTCAGCAGCCTCAACAGGGGCTGCGTCAGATCGCTGAACAATTAGAAAGTGTTTTTGTGCAGATGATGCTAAAAAGTATGCGCGCTGCTTTGCCGCAAGAAGGTTTGCTAAGTAGTGAACAAAGCCGCCTTTATACCGCACTTTATGATCAACAATTAGCCCAGGATCTGTCGCGTAAAAGCTTAGGATTTGCTGATCTGATGGTGGAACAGCTAACCCGGCACCAGAATGCGCCCGAGGATATTAAGCCAGCGCCATTACTGAATACTGATCTACCCAGGCAGTTCGTCAGCACTGTTCGCCGTTTTGTACCAGAAGAAGCGGCCGGAGCGCTCAAGTATATATCAGAAAATGGCGCTAGTTTTCTAGCCAAATTGTTTATCCCGGCTAGAATTGCCAGTGAAAATAGTGGTATCCCCCATTTACTGATAGTCGCTCAAGCGGCGTTAGAATCAGGGTGGGGGCAGCGTCAAATTTTGACCGCCTAAGGAACCCCCAGTCATAATTTATTTGGTATTAAGGCAGGTAAAAGCTGGCGGGGAAAAGTGACCAATATTGTCACAACCGAATATATTGATGGGAAGGAAGTAAAAATACGCGATAATTTTCGTGTTTATCCCTCCTATTTTGAGGCAGTCGCCGACTATGTTAATTTGTTAACTCAAAGTAAACGTTATGCTAAAGTTGCGGCCGCCAACACACCCGAGCAGGCAGCAATCGCTTTACAAGCGGCCGGTTATGCCACCGATCCGGGTTATGCGCAAAAACTGATCCAACTTATTCACCAGTTGAAAAATACCACTTCCCAGGTTAAGCAAATCTATCAACATGATCTAAGCGATCTTTTTTGATGCACATTACTTAAGTTTTGCTGGTTTTGGCCGATATTTTATTGCGTAAAACGACTATCTTACTGTCGGCTAACCGGCAGCATTCGAATTTATTAGGGAACTGACTATGTCCAGCAGTTTAATGAATACCGCAGTGAGCGGCTTAAAAGCCGCGCAAACCGCGTTATCAACAATTGGTAGCAATATTGCCAATGCTAAAGTCGAGAGTTATCACCGGCAAACCACGACATTGGCTACCGATGGTAGCAATAATAATATAAATGGTGTGAAAGTGACTGGTATTCAACGCGAATATGATGAGTTTATTAATGCGCATTATAACAAAGCGGTGACCAAGCAAGGTGAGCGCAAAATTTATGCCGAATTTGCCCTAGAGCTAGATAAGCTGATGTCTGTTTCTGATACCGATTTAGCTTCATCGATGACAGAGTTTTTTACTAGTTTGCAAACCTTGTCAACCGATGCCGCTTCTGCGCCTTTACGCAATGCGGTTATTAATAAAGCTCAAGCCATGGTTAGTCGCTTTAAATCCGTTGAACAACAATTTAACGCTATGGAACAACGGATTAATGGCAATATTGGCCAGATGGCCGATAAAGTTTCGCAATTGGCGCAACAAGTGGCCAAACTAAATGGTGAAATGACCAAAATCAAAGGCATACAAGGCTATGTGCCAAATGAGATGTTAGATCGGCGTGATCAACTAACACGTGAATTATCAGCGGTGGCAGGCATTAGTGTTATTCGCCAAGATGATAGCATCAATATTAATCTGGCTAATGGTTTATCCTTGGTTAATGGTACTAAAGCCAACAAAATCACTGCTATACCATCGGCCGCTGATCCCGCTCAAGTCACTTTGGCTTATGATGATGGCATTAATCCGCTACAAGAAATTGATACTAGGTCAATAACCGGGGGGGAATTAGCCGGCGCCTTGGCGGTGCGTGATGAAGTGCTACAGCCGAATCGGCAAAAAATTAATCAGCTGGGTTTAATACTGGCTGAGAGTATCAATCAGGTTCAGCAGGCAGGGTTTGATTTGCAGGGCAATGCCGGCCAAGCACTCTTTCAGACTGGCAAACCGAGCATTATTTCTAATAATCAAAATCAGGGAGCCAGTAGTTTTACTACTCTATTTACTGATGCTACCCAAGTTAAAGGTATTGATTATGCCATGATGTTTGATGGCACTAACTGGGTGGTTACTCAACAGTCAACTGGGGCGTCGGTAAATGTTACTGTCACAGCAGCCACAGCTAATCACGGTACAAAACTCACTTTTGATGGCATGGAAATTGAAATTGCCACAACTTCAGCGCCGCAAACAGGTGACAAATTTATTATCAAATCCGTTGATGAAGTTATTAGTGGCTTATCTGTTGCCATAACAAATCCTGCAGCTATTGCCGCTGCCAGCCAGGCGGGAACTGGACAAGCAGATAATAGCAATATTAAGAATCTATTGGCATTACAAGATAAAAAGTTGGTTAATGGAACGTCCACGCTTAGCAAAGCTTATGCTGCGGTTGCCAGTGAAATTGCATCGAAAGCCAATCAAGCTAAAGCGGATTTTACTGCCCAATCAGTGATCACCAAAAGTTATCTCCAGAAGCAGCAATCGGTTTCCGGTGTCAATCTTGATGAGGAATATCTGGAAATGAGCCGTATGCAGGAATTTTACATGTCAAACGCCAAAGTTATTCAGACGGCCAATAGCTTGTTTGAAACCTTAATGCGTATTTTCTGATAACAGTATTAATATAGAAGGAAGTTGTTATGGTTACTCGTTTAAGCAGCCAGTTTATGCATTATCAGAAAACGGATAGTATGATGCATTCTCAGTCACAACTGGCAGATAAATATCAGCGTATAACGACTGGAAAACGGTTGTTACAATCCGCTGATGATCCAGCAGCGGCAGTAGAAAATCTACAAATTAATCAGACACAAGTTCGTTTGGCGCAATATAAAACGGCGCGTAATTTTTCTCAGCATCAGATGCAATCACAGTTACAGGTGGTTGAGAAAATGGAAGATCTATCACGTCGTATTAAGCAAACTTTTGTGGCGGTTTCTAATCAATCGATCATGAGTGAAGATGCTCGACAAGCTCATGCCACTGAGCTGGAAAGTTTAAAATCTGAGTTAGTGGGCTTAGCTAATAGTAAAGATAGTTCAGGTAATTATCTGTTTGCTGGCTATCAAACCGATACCGTGCCTTTAGTGGTAGGTACTAATGGCGTGGTAAATTATCAAGGTGGCCAAGATGCCATTAAGCAGCATATTGATGCCGATCGTGAAGTGACGGTAAATTTTACTGCTCAGCAAGTTTTGCAGACTGCAACAGGCGGCGATATTTTTCAGTCATTGGATCTGGCAATTAATACACTAAAAACACCATATCAATCAGCGACTTCACAGGTACAAAGTATATTGGCGGCCAATATCGATAGTGCACATAGTGATTTGCAAAATAGCATGAAAAGTCTTTCCACAATTAGCAGTCAACTTGGCTCACAACTAAAGGAAGTTGAACAATTAAATAGTCGTAGTGAAGATGTTTCTTTGCTACTGAAAGAGCGGCAAAGCCAATTGATGGATACTGATATGGCCGCTGAGATATCGGAATATTATCAGGAAGAGGCGATATTGCAGGCTTCTTATGGTTTATTTGCTCAAATGAAAGATTTATCTTTATTTAAGATATTGCGTTGAATCATTT from Arsenophonus sp. aPb includes these protein-coding regions:
- the flgK gene encoding flagellar hook-associated protein FlgK, which translates into the protein MSSSLMNTAVSGLKAAQTALSTIGSNIANAKVESYHRQTTTLATDGSNNNINGVKVTGIQREYDEFINAHYNKAVTKQGERKIYAEFALELDKLMSVSDTDLASSMTEFFTSLQTLSTDAASAPLRNAVINKAQAMVSRFKSVEQQFNAMEQRINGNIGQMADKVSQLAQQVAKLNGEMTKIKGIQGYVPNEMLDRRDQLTRELSAVAGISVIRQDDSININLANGLSLVNGTKANKITAIPSAADPAQVTLAYDDGINPLQEIDTRSITGGELAGALAVRDEVLQPNRQKINQLGLILAESINQVQQAGFDLQGNAGQALFQTGKPSIISNNQNQGASSFTTLFTDATQVKGIDYAMMFDGTNWVVTQQSTGASVNVTVTAATANHGTKLTFDGMEIEIATTSAPQTGDKFIIKSVDEVISGLSVAITNPAAIAAASQAGTGQADNSNIKNLLALQDKKLVNGTSTLSKAYAAVASEIASKANQAKADFTAQSVITKSYLQKQQSVSGVNLDEEYLEMSRMQEFYMSNAKVIQTANSLFETLMRIF
- the flgL gene encoding flagellar hook-associated protein FlgL — its product is MVTRLSSQFMHYQKTDSMMHSQSQLADKYQRITTGKRLLQSADDPAAAVENLQINQTQVRLAQYKTARNFSQHQMQSQLQVVEKMEDLSRRIKQTFVAVSNQSIMSEDARQAHATELESLKSELVGLANSKDSSGNYLFAGYQTDTVPLVVGTNGVVNYQGGQDAIKQHIDADREVTVNFTAQQVLQTATGGDIFQSLDLAINTLKTPYQSATSQVQSILAANIDSAHSDLQNSMKSLSTISSQLGSQLKEVEQLNSRSEDVSLLLKERQSQLMDTDMAAEISEYYQEEAILQASYGLFAQMKDLSLFKILR